Proteins encoded in a region of the Oncorhynchus gorbuscha isolate QuinsamMale2020 ecotype Even-year linkage group LG16, OgorEven_v1.0, whole genome shotgun sequence genome:
- the LOC123999638 gene encoding 40S ribosomal protein S11, with amino-acid sequence MADAQTERAYQKQPTIFQNKKRVLVGEGGKEAKEKLPRYHKSVGLGFKTPREAIDGTYIDKKCPFTGNVSIRGRILSGVVTKMKMQRTIVIRRDYLHYIRKYNRFEKRHKNMSVHLSPAFRDVSVGDIVTVGECRPLSKTVRFNVLKVTKAAGAKKQFQKF; translated from the exons ATGGCGGATGCACAA ACCGAGAGGGCTTATCAGAAGCAGCCAACCATCTTCCAGAACAAGAAGCGTGTTCTGGTTGGTGAAGGTGGCAAGGAGGCCAAGGAGAAGCTCCCACGCTACCACAAGAGCGTTGGTCTAGGCTTCAAAACCCCAAGAGAG GCTATCGATGGTACTTACATTGACAAGAAATGCCCCTTCACTGGGAATGTCTCCATCCGTGGTCGTATCCTCTCCG GCGTGGTGACCAAGATGAAGATGCAGAGGACCATCGTCATCAGACGTGACTACCTGCATTACATCCGCAAATACAACCGCTTTGAGAAGAGGCACAAGAACatgtctgtccatctctcaccTGCCTTCAG AGACGTCTCCGTCGGAGACATTGTTACCGTCGGAGAGTGCCGACCCCTCAGCAAGACAGTCAGGTTCAACGTCCTCAAGGTCACAAAGGCTGCTGGAGCCAAGAAGCAGTTCCAGAAGTTCTAA